A single region of the Streptomyces sp. AM 4-1-1 genome encodes:
- a CDS encoding SidA/IucD/PvdA family monooxygenase, giving the protein MTDRPTHGPDQPHDLIGIGIGPFNLSLAALAHGIPGNPHPLATTFYEQRPAFRWHPGLLIDGATLQVPFLADLVTLADPTSPWSFLNYLRSRDRLFPFYFAERFHIHRTEYDSYCRWVSEQLPGLHFGHQVDAVRWNTDRALFEVDFTQLDTDGEAEALGRAYTRHIALGVGTEPHIPTPLKPLADTETVPVIHSADYLHHRDRLLTADHITVIGSGQSGAEIFLDLLRARPTGHERLHWLARTPAFAPMEYSKLGLEHFTPDYSRYFHALPEAVRDALVPQQWQLHKGIDTDTITAIHDELYRRTLHGGWPDATLTPGVRVRTAGRLPGNRVELHLEHTQQTTRDRLVTDAVVLATGYRERPIDAMLTGLDPHLSRDTAHRPAIDDRYRLVLDPAVTGNVYVQNAERHTHGVGAPDLGLAAWRSATILNDLTRTNPYPLPERTAFTTFGLTPHTTPHIPAQGHARVPLTHS; this is encoded by the coding sequence GGCATCGGCCCCTTCAACCTCTCCCTCGCCGCACTCGCCCACGGCATCCCCGGCAACCCACACCCCCTCGCCACCACCTTCTACGAACAACGCCCCGCGTTCCGCTGGCACCCCGGACTCCTCATCGACGGAGCCACCCTCCAAGTCCCCTTCCTCGCCGACCTCGTCACCCTCGCCGACCCCACCAGCCCCTGGAGCTTCCTCAACTACCTCCGCAGCCGCGACCGGCTCTTCCCCTTCTACTTCGCCGAACGCTTCCACATCCACCGCACCGAATACGACTCCTACTGCCGCTGGGTCAGCGAACAACTCCCCGGCCTCCACTTCGGCCACCAGGTCGACGCCGTCCGCTGGAACACCGACCGCGCCCTCTTCGAAGTCGACTTCACCCAACTCGACACCGACGGCGAAGCCGAAGCCCTCGGCCGCGCCTACACCCGCCACATCGCCCTCGGCGTCGGCACCGAACCCCACATCCCCACCCCCCTCAAACCCCTCGCCGACACCGAAACCGTCCCCGTCATCCACTCCGCCGACTACCTCCACCACCGCGACCGCCTCCTCACCGCCGACCACATCACCGTCATCGGCTCCGGACAATCCGGCGCGGAAATCTTCCTCGACCTGCTCCGAGCCCGCCCCACCGGCCACGAACGACTCCACTGGCTCGCCCGCACCCCGGCCTTCGCCCCCATGGAGTACTCCAAACTCGGCCTCGAACACTTCACCCCCGACTACAGCCGCTACTTCCACGCCCTCCCCGAAGCCGTACGCGACGCACTCGTCCCCCAACAATGGCAACTCCACAAAGGCATCGACACCGACACCATCACCGCCATCCACGACGAGCTCTACCGCCGCACCCTCCACGGCGGCTGGCCCGACGCCACCCTCACCCCCGGAGTCCGCGTACGCACCGCCGGACGCCTCCCCGGCAACCGCGTCGAACTCCACCTCGAACACACCCAGCAGACCACCCGCGACCGCCTCGTCACCGACGCCGTCGTCCTCGCCACCGGCTACCGCGAACGCCCCATCGACGCCATGCTCACCGGCCTCGACCCCCACCTCAGCCGCGACACCGCCCACCGCCCCGCCATCGACGACCGCTACCGCCTCGTCCTCGACCCCGCCGTCACCGGCAACGTCTACGTACAGAACGCCGAACGCCACACCCACGGAGTCGGCGCCCCCGACCTCGGCCTCGCCGCCTGGCGCAGCGCCACCATCCTCAACGACCTCACCCGCACCAACCCCTACCCCCTCCCCGAACGCACCGCCTTCACCACCTTCGGCCTCACCCCCCACACCACCCCCCACATCCCCGCCCAGGGCCACGCCCGAGTCCCCCTCACCCACAGCTGA